Within the bacterium genome, the region CCCATAAATGTAGTGCGAACCTTTAGGTTTGCCTTCCGGTTTACCAGAAGCGAGGTTAAAGCCTCGCACTACAAATCTTTTTGTGTATTCCTGTTTATTCGTGGTTATATATTTCCTCTGTGTTCTCTGTGACTCTGTGGCTATATCTCTGAACGGTTACGAAATTCGAAATTAGGGAGAAAGATTCTTGATTTTTGTCCCAATTTCTAATTTCTAACCGCAAGATTTCAAACAAAAGTGAACCGTCCCTTATTTGGCATTAACCTCTTCTTCTGTAGAATACCCCAAAAAGTAATATTAACCACCTAGAATTATACAAAATTTACTATTTTTTGTCAATGTTTTTATTGACAAGTTCTGTAATTCAGACACTGGACATCAGACACAAGACTATAGACTCTATTTATGCAGGAAATTAGTGACATTTGGGAAACCATCCTCAAAACTTCACTCCCTGAATTTTCCCTGAGCCTTACCTATGACAGTGACAGTGTCAGTGTCAGTGAAGAAACTCCTTCAACTCATCCAACACTTCCAACTCTTTCTACTCTAAATGGGTTTAAAAGATGAAGGAATAACAGAAGATATAATTCTGTGTTTTATCCGTGTCCATCTGTGGCTGAATAGTTACCTTAATTGTGCACGGATGGCACTTTTTCGTTTAATTTGATGATGATAAGCGATTGCAAATCTATGTGCAGAGTTACGAATTTGTTGAATTAAATGTAAGACATTAGAATCCGGAGGTGGAATCAGACAGGAAGAATGCGTAAATATCTTCTCCCTTTCTCCTTTTTTCTGGGGTTTGGCAAGACTTATTAATGGTATATTTGATATGCCTAAGGAAGATAATACTTTAAAGGCTATATTTAATTGCTGTCTGCCGCCATCAACTAATATTAAATCCGGAAGCGGTTTCTTCTCATTCAAGAGGCGGGTATATCTTCGTCTGATTACCTCTTCTAACATCGCGACATCGCCAGCTAAATCCGCTCCTTTAATTTTAAATCTTCGATATTCACTTTTTTTTGGCTGTGCCTCTTCAAAGACAACTAAAGAACCTACGGCATCTTTACCCGTTAAACAAGATATATCAAATGCCTCAATCCGCTTTGGTAATGTAGGTAGATGGAGATAATTCTGGAGCAAGATAAGTATTTTTATGTTTTCTTCTGCTTTTTGAGATAAAAGACTTACAGCCGCATTTTTTGTCGCCAGGTCAATGAGATATTTTTTTTCGCCCCGTTTTGGAACAGAAATTTTAACCTTTGCCCCTTTTTTTTCATTCAGCCATTCTTTAATGGTATTTTCTTCTTCTATTCTACCAGGCAAAATTAATTCTTTTGGGATAAATGTCTTTCGTGAATAATATTGCTTGACAAAAGCAGTTAGTATTTCGCCTACGGATTCTGTTAAGCCTATTTTCAGGAAGTAATGTTCATCTCCAATCAATCTTCCATCCCTGATTAAGAAAACAACGGCACATATTTGTTTGGGTTCACTCAATTCGGCAATACCAATAATATCCTGGTCAACCCGTGATAGAGAGACAACCTGTTGCCTGGTCATTACATTTTTCAGGGCAAAGATTTGGTCACGAATTATAGCCGATTTCTCAAACCGTAACGCCTGTGCCTCATTCTTCATCTTTATTTTTAGTTCATTGATTAATTCCTCAACCCGACCATTTAAAAACAGGCATACCTGCTCAACCATCTTTTGATAATCTTCTTTGCTAACATTTCCACAACAGGGTGCAAGACATCTTTTAATATCAAAATTAAGGCAGGGTCTTTGCAGTTTTTTACCGGCATTAAGTTTATATTTACAAGTTCTAATCTGGAATATTTCCTGGATTAATTTTAATGTTTGACGCAGATTACCGCTATGAGTATAGGGACCAAAATATTTTGCCCCATCATCCGAAACTCTCCTTGTGGTGAAA harbors:
- the uvrC gene encoding excinuclease ABC subunit UvrC, whose amino-acid sequence is MTLNSKLKSLPEEPGVYLFKDKAGKIIYVGKATCLSKRVRSYFQKKRPALPKDLILRAKIADLDYIVANSEVEALILENNLIKTYKPGYNVTFKDDKTYPLLKITTQEEFPGIFTTRRVSDDGAKYFGPYTHSGNLRQTLKLIQEIFQIRTCKYKLNAGKKLQRPCLNFDIKRCLAPCCGNVSKEDYQKMVEQVCLFLNGRVEELINELKIKMKNEAQALRFEKSAIIRDQIFALKNVMTRQQVVSLSRVDQDIIGIAELSEPKQICAVVFLIRDGRLIGDEHYFLKIGLTESVGEILTAFVKQYYSRKTFIPKELILPGRIEEENTIKEWLNEKKGAKVKISVPKRGEKKYLIDLATKNAAVSLLSQKAEENIKILILLQNYLHLPTLPKRIEAFDISCLTGKDAVGSLVVFEEAQPKKSEYRRFKIKGADLAGDVAMLEEVIRRRYTRLLNEKKPLPDLILVDGGRQQLNIAFKVLSSLGISNIPLISLAKPQKKGEREKIFTHSSCLIPPPDSNVLHLIQQIRNSAHRFAIAYHHQIKRKSAIRAQLR